A stretch of DNA from Ctenopharyngodon idella isolate HZGC_01 chromosome 6, HZGC01, whole genome shotgun sequence:
TGGGTGGCCACGTTGATTGCCTGAAATGTATTCTTGCTCTAAAATTTTATAATGACTCTTGTCAACGCTGTTGTCTAAAATACACACTTCTAACCACACAGTATGGTGTTCTGTGttattaaatttgaaataacaATCAAATGTAAGTGTTGGTTTCTTGAAACTTTAAAGAAGGCGTGATTAGACACTATATAATCCTTGATTGGGGCCTCTCTCAGAACCAGTCAGAGATCTGAAGAAATTCGCCGCTCTGCGACTGAACAGAGACGAAAGAGAGAGCTCAGAGAAAGTACCCCGAGGTACATTGATTTTTGGAGTCGGACTAAAAGCTTTAATTAATTGGTAGAACCCTGTTATCTACCGTAACTGGTCCTAATATATGTGAGCTTTAGTGTAGTGACGCGCTTTTTTATGTGCGTCGTGCAGCTTTATGATTGTTAATAAGTTTCCTAGCCTGCTAACCCGACTCACTagcttaaaaataaacaaacacgtatatttttgaaaaatttcgCTCTCACGAAAAAACCCAAAGGAGAAATAAGccaatattgaaattaaaaaacagaTAAGATACAAATAGAGCCGTTTGTCCATAAGAACTGAAGTAAATCCTCGGCGTCGGCTTGTTGAGTTTAGCCGGTTTGCTAATGAAATGCTTCTCTGTCAATTAGCTATTAAATCTGGATTGACAGGCGATACCCGAATCTCCTGTCAAGATTGTCGACCGagacactttattttttaagcagGAAGCTTCATCTGCGTCCTGCCTAAAATCTGGACTGACTGCAGCATCTCTTGTAGTTTGGTATAGGACAGGTAGCCAGAAGCTAACTGAGGTATCCAGGCGGGGAGAGAGGAGGTGTTCTGACACCGTTTCAAATATCAGGTGAGTTCATCAATATACCGAGAAACCTGCTTGGTTTTTCAAAACAGACGCGTTCTTCTTGTGAGGGATTGTAGCTTAATGTCCCTGCGTTAGGCTGATTAGTATTCTGCAGTTTGTTTGCTGTCTGCCTCGTCATTTGCTAATACAACAGCTACTCAGATTACACATGAGCCAGACATTTACTTGATCATTTTAAATCCCGACAACTCTGAATCCTTCTTAAAATAGATTGAAGTTAAACTTAATTTGATGCTCCCATAGACGTTAAGATATTTATATAGTCCTTCCTAAGATGATTGCATCCTATTTGTATAAGCACACTCAATTACTCACTGATTTTGATCTGGATAGCTAGTTTAATGTATTTTGTAGTATTCTAAGGCATCTTTTCCCAGCCACTAAGGCTGCTTAGTGCCTACTAAATAATCAGTGTAAAGACGCAGTGCCACACAAAAGCCACTAAATTGTCTGTTCTGACCCAATTCAcctaaatgccacttcagaaGTGCTTTTGTGCCACTTTTTCAGTATAAATTTGGCATCGTCCAAATCAAGGTACACTAGACTGACATGGCAGTTTAAATAATGCTGTAGAATCTCATTCACAGGTGCCCAAAGTGTCTGATATTGGGGCTTCACATCAGTTTGACCACCCACCCTAGTCATGGAGAAGGACGAAAATGGTGAAAACATGGTGGACACAGTGAAGGACTCAGTAGTGACCTCCGCCTATAGGTATACCAAGGTGAGAACAATCCCTTAAAAGAGACATTTTATGAGGAACAAATTTGCCTTTATCTTTTAGTATTACAGTGTGATATACTTTGAACACATACTGTAACATTTGGAGCTTTAAATGTTCTACCTTATAAAAGATGATATAATGAAACTAGgttttaaagtcacaatgaaatggAAGTAGCGGCAGACATTTACTTCTGTGAGCTAACTTGTAGGTGCTGGGTTTAAGCAGACtaaggctgtgtctgaaatcacatactcttgAGTAGGTACATACTTAAAagaagtaattacttcacaaccactaaaaaaaagtatgttctatattctctacatttgccatgttgacattatcatgtgacctaccagcatcagttgcgtcacttcacTGCTATTCACAAATcttctcctgtggcctcataggatagtaaagtgtccatcgtatgctaGTCTTGTCACGAGAAcaaattatgactttaataCGATACCTGACTAAAATGAATCGATAATGAATCGATACCATGGCGAAAACTAAAACagtaaaagtaattaaataatatgaCAACTTAAATCtcattgttttataaattagttttaaaaaaacacattatcaatCACATTTGTTAACCTTTCACAATTTGGAACAGGTTGGGATAGGGATGTGTGTAtgcaaattatgaaatatacCTCTTATTAGAATGCTGTCATTCCTAAAGTACAGGTACTAATAAAATGTGGAActgtaccatttttttttaatagcagGGTATCGCAATACCTTTCTAGTACCGGTATATCGTGCAACACTATCTTATGCTCATTTCAGAATCTCGTCGGAagaagtaggtcatctgggAACTTTTTTTTGCCTACTTTTATGAGTATTGTGAATTCGAACATCTTTTGTCACGTACTGTGTTTCGCCTAGTATATAGTAGTTgcgtatgtgatttcagatgcagcccaAATGATTGGAGATGTTTGACatatgtcaccagagagaaAAGTCTGTTGTTTTTACCGGAAGGTCCAGttatgatattttgattaaacaatacaaggtaaaaaaaaaaaaaagagatggatGATTTGTTCccaataagatctataacatgcattttgaaaattgttggggtgaatttttttcatGCCAATTTCAAGTGTGCTTTCATACTTGGTTTGATATCTTGGTTTGAACCTGAACTCAGGTGCTCCCCCCTGCTGTGTTCACTCTGTATTTTTGGGGTTCGAATCACGTCAAACGTTTGTTGTTAAGCAACAGCTGTTTACCCCCTGTTGCTATGTAACGATGCAGGAGACTGCatcaaaatgcacatttttgtcTCTTTCTTCTTTATTCGATTGCattaatccttttttttatttttattttttttaacaatttgtaCTACTTGTGACAAACTTGAGACAGAATCCATCTTGACTATACATGTTTAATTGGAATAATAACAGGAAAATGCTTACTATTAAGCAACAGTGCCACTGGTcaagaaagtgagtgagaatGCACACACAGCTTTACCGAATCATACTGCTTCATTAGAGGTTCACTTCTTTAGTACAATTCCTTTCATATCAGTAGTGAGCCATACTGGAGTTCACATGAAGCATATCTGAGTTTGGAAAACAGCGTTCACATCATCCAGTTGAACCAAATTGACAAATGAACCCAGGTGTGCACCACAAGTGttagtgtgaaagcaccctcattattatttttttttttttttaatttatttatttttttttaaattgggaactgttttgtacagttttgtCATGCTAATAATCAACTGTCTGTTTTTGCAGGAAGAGCTTATGGAAATCAAAGAATTGCCAGTTTCCAATGAGAGGCCCGAGTGTCTTTCAGAGAAATACGACAGGTGAACCTTTTATTTAGTGTTTGTTTGCAATTTCAGTTTGAATAATTTAAGAATGTGGCACCATATCTTGCAAGAAAATCATAGGAAAAGGGCATCAGTGGTACATTTGGCTCCTGCTGCATATCCTCCCTTGGACCTAAAGGCCCGGGGATACTTCATTTTCCACATTCCGCTAAGTCTTGCGCAGTTGTGTCCACACAGCTTTCAAAGAATACTAAACCCGGGAAGTTGGACACATGCGCAGTGCAATTgctctatatttttttttattatatatatatatatatatatatatatataatttttaaaaaaaaaatttttcccAGTATTAGTTCATTTACCACACTCATTTGTTTGAATAACAGTCTTAGTGTCACGTTACTGACTGATGTTTTAAATGAGCTTGAAAACCTAAGCCTTGTATGTGCTAACGGTACTGTTTCCTTCATAGTGATGGGGTCTGGGACCCTGAAAAATGGCATGCCTCGCTATATCCCTCTTCAGAAAACAGCTGTCCAGCAGAAGGATACAAGAAAGATTATGCAGAGGATAGAGTTCCACTAAAACGCAGAATTGCAGGTAATTGGGCAAGAATTTGGTCCTTgtattatttagttatttgaCTGTCTAAACCTTTTGCTTTTCCTAAACCTAAATTAACTTTGCTTTCCCCAGATCCTCGGGAACGTGTAAAAGATGATGATCTGGAGGTGGTTCTTAGTCCGCAGCGTCGTAGTTTTGGCGGTGGTTGTCAAGTGGCACCCACTGCCCTCCCTCGCCGCCCCATCAGCCCTCTGGAGAACAAAGAGAATGAGTCACTCCGTTTGGGGGGAGCACGTCGCATAGGGAGTGGCCGCATCATGTCCTCACGTGTATTTGAGAGGGACGCACGAGTTGACAAGGAGAGGGAGCGAGACAGAGAGCGTGACTTTAAGGACAAGAGATTTAGGGTATTGTGCTGTGGGCTAGATGCAAAGGCTTTTTCTGCTGTTGCATTGTTCAAAGAATAACATTTTTCTGTGTTCTACTACAGAGAGACTTTGGAGACAAAAGAGTGTTCAGTGAGAGAAGAAGAAATGACTCCTATGCAGAAGAAGAGCCAGAGTGGTTCTCGGGTGGACCCACTAGTCAGTCTGAGACCATTGAGCTTATTGGCTTTGATGACAAGATCTTGGAGGATGATAAACGGAGGACCAAACGTTCCAGGAAGAAGCCAGAGTCTTTTAAAGAAGGCATGTACAGTATAAGTGTAACAGCAAACGCTTAAGAAATGCTTCTGTGCATCTATCAGCGtactaatgtttttttatttttttccccctcaatcTTTCACACTTAAAGTTGAATGTAATGGCGGTCTCTCTGAGGACCCTGAAGTAGTTCAAGAGTCAGGAGCTGATCAAGAGGTTCCACATGCCGAGGTTCTTCCTGAGCAAACCCCTGGAGAATTTGACTTCAATGAGTTCTTCAATCTTGAAAAGACCATGCCTGGCCTGGCTTCGGTAAGATATGGGGAGCACTGCATGCTTCAAGGGTGATGGGCACAAAATAGCTGGCTTGACTTAAAGGGAGAAGTAATGGATGACAAATCACACAAGGTTTTTTGGGGGTTTTGAGAAATGTTTGGTCCATCAGATGATGTGGTTATTAACTACTTTCTAAGCACTAAGTCTATGCTATTCTCTATACTTAATATAAGCCTTTTTTCTCAGCACTGTGCTCTTTTACACTTATCTCTTTAGTAGTAGTCATGTTCTGGTCAGATTTGTATTGCAGCACTTTTGATATTGCACCTAATGTGATTGTATATATTGAATCGATTGTGAATCTCTCCTTGTCAgtaactttggataaaagcacaTACTTGAATTAGGGTAATATTATGTGGTTAGGTGATTATTTGGTGGTTGCAGAATGTTTCAGCAGGACTGTTTATGGTTCATATGTTGCTGCTGATGACTTTGGTGTTAAAGCATTGTGAGATTGTTTTTGTGGTTGTGTGGCATCAAGCTATTTGTTGGATTTCAAGTTGTTATACAGAAAGCTCAATGAAATGCAAATTTATGCCCATCTGACTTGTAAGGAGTATATTGGCTGCACATCTTGGTTGTGCCAATTAATTTTGGGGGTGGGATCTTGTAAATGAACGTACAGTGCTTCACAATGCCCATTTTTCACCTCATTGCGCTAAGCAGTCTGCAGACACTCTTCACGTAAGTGTCATCCTGTCCCCATGGCCGTTTCTTGCTTCTGTGCTATAACACAGTTTAAACAAGGGCTCTTCTTTCTTTCCTTACAGATGATTGAAGATGTTCTTGCGGAGGGTCCGGTCATGGCCAGTCGTTTCAGCCGCTGGTTCTCCAGTAACAGAAGTCCTTCCGGCAGCCGCTCCAGCAGTCTACGTTCCACACCGCACGAGGAGTTGGAGAGACTAGCATGTAACTATTTCCTATTCAATTCTCTTCACCTGTTTTTTCAAGGTTGCTCACCTTGCTGTGAATTAGCTTTGCACCAACATGGACATTTCTGGCTGATGCTAATTTTTAAAACTAGAATCAGTTACTGTAgttcttgctgttttttcttttttttttttttttcccccatttagACTCATTATCAGATCACTGTTTtgcttttaatttattaaattaaaaaaacataaatttacacCCCAATAAAGAGCtacaaaagttttgttttttttgttttttttaaatatataaatagtaaacgTTCAATTGCCATTTATAATGGCAAttgaatgtactttttttttttttttttttttctctctttcccacCTGTATAAACTGTTCACAGTCTGTTTGCTTTATCCATGACATGTGACACAACCATGGTACAAAACCCAACAAACTGTTGCTGTCTGTCGGTgtggtgtgaattggccttaaaatgtgtttttgcagtgtttaagttagtcagaatctgCTCAATGCTGCTCAAAACACCTGAGTGCATTGATTGTAAGAGTTTTCACAAGAGTGCAGAACTCCGTGAGCTTGTACTGAACTGAAGTTAATGACAGgttcagtgattataaagggagcacTCCTTTCTTTGCTATCTGTATATAATACattcacaattttaattttttttcccccttctctCCATGTTGCTAAATATACACTGCAAAGTTTTGGGAGTAGCAACTATTTACATGCAAGATTGATTCCGAAACTGTTGATTGACAGTGATAACCATAAAAACAAACGGGGCAAAAGTCTGTCAAAATAGATCTGGTCATTATGTGTAAATACAGACTATTTGACCTGCTACTTGTTCTATTAAGTGTAATATGTTTCTTTGTTCGTTTTTATTACTAACTTTTCACTTGACCTGTTTAAAGCAACATTTACTTAACATTTAAGGCtacatgtattaaatatttttagttccAAACAGTTCCAGTATGTTTTGCTATGGTATTGAAATTGGTACAGAGAATCTTTACTGGGATATTTTGTGTGTTAGGTCTCGATCCTCATACTGGATCTCTGAATCAGGGTACATCTTTGTACTTCACCCCTATTTCTTCAGTGGAACGCAAGGAGAAGGTGGACATATTGGAGCTGCTGCATAAAGCCAATATTGACCTAAAACCTTTACTGTCCAGCCTGAATGTCAACAAGGCTCACCTAAAGGAGAGCAGTGAGTAGCATTCTGTATAATTTACTATTTAGCTAGAATATAAACCCTCAAATTTCCcctcataataaaaaaaaaaaattattcttatACCTTTTTCTGTCTGCCCTCTTATAGCGAACTCGGGGGTGGTGTTGTCTCTGGAAGAGGTGGAGGGGAGTCTGAAGGCATTGAAGGTGCAGCCTGAACCGGCTCCATTACCACAAAGACAGTCCAGCGGAGGTGGGGGAACTCCCTTCATGGCGGAGCACCTGGAAGAGGCTCTCACGGGAGGAACTGGGGCTGCGTCACGACCACGTGACCCTGACATGTCTGCATTTAATAAGTTAGTGAGCACCATGAAGGCAAGTGGAACCCTGCCCACTCACCCCAAAGCCAGCGGGAGCAATGTAAGTATGCAGCTGTCGGTTATGTTTGCATGATTTTGTAAGCGCTTGCTGCATGTTGTCCAGCTTCAGGTAAAGCTGCATGTGAGACTGAAATGCATGCATTGGTCGATCAGCTTGTTACACCCAAGTATTACCCGCCTCAATGGGCTTTGCATGCAACTCAAGCCAGTGCGTTTACTTGCTAGTTGGTCTGGGGTAGTAAATGAGTGTTGGTTTATTCTGACTAGTGATGGGCATAAATTTGTGTTTGGCAGTTGTGGCTGACTAGTCAGTGAACTTTTGCATGCATGACTTGGCGTATCCTgctgactttttttaaaacttgctATGTTTTTAAGACTTTGTGCTCACACCTTCGCTGGTATGATGTAGACTCCATCAGTGTTTGTGACGTTAGCTAACAAAACATGATGGACCAAATGGCATGCTTACTATCcgctctattttttttttttttttttttcggcagTCAGTGGATCCTGCTCTTGTGTCCTTATCAGAGGCACAGGTACCAGCCTCTCAgcagaaaaacatttttcaggTGATCAAAGCCTTACCCTTTTCATTGTTGAAAACATTCTCTTTGTTCAATACAAGTTCTGTTACCTAATTTACTTATGACATCACTAAGCCCAGTGACTATCTGTAAACTACTGTAACAAAAGAAGTAAACTGTTGTCAGTAATGCATAACCAGAAGTTCAGGTGCACAAATCAGTTTCTTTTTATGCAATAAGAGCAAGATATAAGtgtcattaaaacattgttcTAGTAAAGTAATGGGTGTTGACAGAAAATGTAAGAGATTGTGATTTTGTGCTTTAGGAGTTGTTGGTTGGTCCTCATGGCCCTGTTCCTGCTCCTATACACCATCGTGCTTCTCCTCCACTCTTCCCACAGAGACCCCCTCTACCGGACTTTTTCCCAGGCATGCCACCAGCGCCAGGTGAGATGAGTTAAATGTTATTGATTTAATCCAACAGAAGGATGTCGAATGTGAAATGTGgtataacatttaaacaaatgacATTCATGTCCCTTATCTTTTGTTAAATCTCAGGGTTTCCTGCTGGTCCACAAACTATGCTGGATCAAATTCCAGACTTGCATAGGGCCAGGAATACGCAACaggtaaaattaaaatactatGGGCAGATATTTAAAGcccatgtgtgtgtatatatatatatatatatatatatatatatatatatatatatatatatatatatatacatatacatgttaaaattcagtttaagtatgcatttttgttttttaaaaagtagtttatGTAATTCAATATCATATCAGACATTCATATctgaatattaaaatacataaaccaCACTTCATGACAttattaaatgtacatttaatttttttatttttattgtgaatcTACATTTTGGAGGAAACCCAAATTACTCTGAGATTAAAGGCTGTTAACATAAGTGTGACAAAACGTACAATAGTATGTCCTTGGTTTTGCGTGATTTGTTAATCAGAGATGAATTCCTTATTTTTAGATGAGAGCTTTGCCAATGGGAGTGGACCAGGCCAATCTGGAAGCTTTGTTTCAGCAGGATCTGGCAGTTTTTAATCGCTCTCAGTACCAACAAGCCTACAACAAACAGGCTCACGATAAGGTGTTTCGAAACAGGTAATTTTGACCATAGCAGGTCACAGGCTGGTTGTGCCAAAGCAAGCCCTTTTAATGCTATCAACCTCTTGAGTCACCAAGATGACTTGTACTCAGTAATTCTTATCTTGTATCAGACTGAGATTATTTGTAGTTTTAAGAGCTgtaactaaaacaaacaaacaaaaaaaacactgataccATACCCAAATATGAATCCtgcttttatgcatttattaacataaatGACTGTGTAACTACTCAATCCAAATGAATAGCATAATGAATGGGCTGATAATGGTGTGTACAGTGGTAGTTTTATTTGCATCTGTATCTTCTATTTTGTAGACAAACCAGGATGAACCGTTCACCTGGGCCTCACCTTCCTGGCCGTACCTCACCTGGCAATACAGTTACAAGTGTGGTTAGTCAAATCTATGGCTTTTAATTTAACTGTCACGGAGGCATTTGCTCAAACAACTGATGTATTTATATCAAATTACGGCTTTATGGAGCCATTAAATGTTATGAAATActttaaatgaacataaacCAAACACAAggtcatttaaattttttcccTCTCTGTTGCAGTTGTCTCCATCCTTCACTCCCACCTCTGTGatcaaaaaaatgtatgagtCAAAAGAGAAAAGTCGAGATGATCCTGGGAGTAGGCCAGGAAGCAAGGAGGAGACTGTGAACTCTCATAACTCACAGGAGGGTATGAAACGatacatacacaaaaaaacCAGAGCAGGGTGGAATATTTTGTTTCGATatttagtttttgcttttttattttatttatttttttataaatatattgtgaTATGAAAATGGTTTCACCAGATAAATAGctttatttggaaagaattattcattctagaatgattgggGTGACTTTGTAGGGGAGTGAATCTGCatagaaaataaacaaattacaagcaatagcaaaaaacatgcaattagcaatacaatagaacaaagatacaaattaaataaacagtgctttgtttttCAGGCAAGTCTAACAGtacaaaataacactgcatagtctttatataaattaaatgtaactaatctttgttaaagctacaaaagtgatttttctcttcatattttgtttgattaacattaatgacacagacagcattAGGTATGAATGAATAAGGCATTTATGTAGCACTTTATGTACTGCTGTATacccaaagtgctttacaatcattgggtatattaggctgctgtcactttaagaccgaatgcaccgGATCCGATATAATGATACGCATCCATTTTCATTCTTCATTGTTTGCGTTTACGTAAGCCAGAAGTGGCTGTTTACGAGGATATTGCCGAGATGTGCATCTTgacagttttgtgtgtgtgtgtccgttcaagcacaaatAGATGAGAAAGAGAACTGAATGCGGTGTTCACGGCTCTGCAGGTCACAGAAAACAGCTTGTGAGttctgaattgagttctctttaaCATCTTCGTGCACTCAAATGGTTTAAAACCGCttatgtttaaactgacaggacctaaaacgtgcaaatgataaactttcactctattaTGGTTCAAATTTGCAATTCATCTGAGAATCACATGCGTTTTGAAATTTGGTGCCTGGTCTGGACAGATCACATCAACTAAACGATCCGTACTTGACATCTCACATGCTGCGATATGACTATCACAGATGCGCACATCGCGATATCGatgctaaaatatattttgcaacCCTAGGACAAAAAGGTAGCCCCCTCCTCCCCCCCCTAAAGCATTCTCCTTTCATTTATAGATGGGCCTCCATCACCTAGTTCCTTTCTGGAAGATGTGGACACCAGTGGTCCTCAGACTGGTGGGGTAAAGGCATGCTCCACCCCCGTTCCTGCTCAGAATCGTCATAGTAAAGACTCAGATCGGCCCAGGCCTCCTTCAACAACTGGCCACCACACTCCCACCATGTTATCCCCAGGGCCCTCTTCACCCTTTCCAAGACCCCAGATGTATCCAGTTCCTCTGCTTCCCCATGTCCCCTTGGTCAGACCTCCACCCCAGCTTCACCCCAGTGTGATGCAGAGGATGCTGGCTCAGGGTATCCAGCATCAACAGCTTGGACCCACATTActacaaacaggttggtttgtGTGACTTCAGTAGATCTCTAAAAGGCATAGGAAATCAAGACTCTTTGCTGGACATGAGGAATTAGTTTTTCTTTGTTCAAACCTGTTGGTAACTGAAAACAGTAAATGGTGAACTTTTGTTGTTCTTTCTCTGCATGAACAGGCATGTTCCCTCAGGCTGTAGACCTGTCTCAGCTTCAGGGGCTGCCCCCAGCCCTCTTAGGGCAGCCTCTGTATCCCCTTGGTCCTGCAGGACATCCGCTTATGGCCCCTAGAGCCGCAGGAACACACGTACAGTTAGCAGTCATGCAGCAACAGCTTCAACAACAGCAGAGACCCAGTAAGTACAGCCCCAGTGTTTTAGAATTACTGTTAGGCCCTTTTTACACCtagtattaagatgcgttttggtcgatcggatcacaagtagatgagggagacatacccatttacacctggtgttttaatcggtctcttttgtccacttttgactatttctgtcctgatttcttcgaggggagggtaaatgtatggttttttttttttttttttttttcccagatcTTTCaaactaataaacaaaataagcttttgaaatttacataatttacataTTAGTAGGCGGTCTTTAGCGGCTGTTTGAACACttttgaccacatgagcgtctacactacgaaagcaatccagtcgaaTGTGTTTTCCACTACCTCTGGAAgcggtcgaaagtggacaaactcaaaacgttttataccccgtttacacctgtatttagtgttgtCCACTTTTGATCCAattgaccaaaacacatcttaatccCAGGTGTAAAGAGGGCCTTAGAATTAGAACTTAGAACTGTTTGAGACTggtttgaatttgttttttttgtttttttgtctctttttaatgctcaccaaggcttcatttatttgatcaaaaatgcagtaaaaatgaACTTTGAAACATTATTAGAATTAGAAGtaaattatttctaatttattaatttatttcaatttaatgttaaaatgtaacttattcctgtgattgcaaagctgaatttgttCAGGCCACTACTCCAGATTTTAGTGTCATCATGAATTTAGTGTCGTCAGAAATCGGTcttttatgatgatgatgatgatgatttggTGCCCAAGAAACATTCACT
This window harbors:
- the eif4enif1 gene encoding eukaryotic translation initiation factor 4E transporter isoform X2; amino-acid sequence: MEKDENGENMVDTVKDSVVTSAYRYTKEELMEIKELPVSNERPECLSEKYDSDGVWDPEKWHASLYPSSENSCPAEGYKKDYAEDRVPLKRRIADPRERVKDDDLEVVLSPQRRSFGGGCQVAPTALPRRPISPLENKENESLRLGGARRIGSGRIMSSRVFERDARVDKERERDRERDFKDKRFRRDFGDKRVFSERRRNDSYAEEEPEWFSGGPTSQSETIELIGFDDKILEDDKRRTKRSRKKPESFKEVECNGGLSEDPEVVQESGADQEVPHAEVLPEQTPGEFDFNEFFNLEKTMPGLASMIEDVLAEGPVMASRFSRWFSSNRSPSGSRSSSLRSTPHEELERLALERKEKVDILELLHKANIDLKPLLSSLNVNKAHLKESTNSGVVLSLEEVEGSLKALKVQPEPAPLPQRQSSGGGGTPFMAEHLEEALTGGTGAASRPRDPDMSAFNKLVSTMKASGTLPTHPKASGSNSVDPALVSLSEAQVPASQQKNIFQELLVGPHGPVPAPIHHRASPPLFPQRPPLPDFFPGMPPAPGFPAGPQTMLDQIPDLHRARNTQQMRALPMGVDQANLEALFQQDLAVFNRSQYQQAYNKQAHDKVFRNRQTRMNRSPGPHLPGRTSPGNTVTSVLSPSFTPTSVIKKMYESKEKSRDDPGSRPGSKEETVNSHNSQEDGPPSPSSFLEDVDTSGPQTGGVKACSTPVPAQNRHSKDSDRPRPPSTTGHHTPTMLSPGPSSPFPRPQMYPVPLLPHVPLVRPPPQLHPSVMQRMLAQGIQHQQLGPTLLQTGMFPQAVDLSQLQGLPPALLGQPLYPLGPAGHPLMAPRAAGTHVQLAVMQQQLQQQQRPNLHVAPSGGLQSQSHGPHRTNHSQRRGGSPPLGLAKWFGSDVLQQPLPSMPSTKVISVDELEFRQ
- the eif4enif1 gene encoding eukaryotic translation initiation factor 4E transporter isoform X1, coding for MEKDENGENMVDTVKDSVVTSAYRYTKEELMEIKELPVSNERPECLSEKYDSDGVWDPEKWHASLYPSSENSCPAEGYKKDYAEDRVPLKRRIADPRERVKDDDLEVVLSPQRRSFGGGCQVAPTALPRRPISPLENKENESLRLGGARRIGSGRIMSSRVFERDARVDKERERDRERDFKDKRFRRDFGDKRVFSERRRNDSYAEEEPEWFSGGPTSQSETIELIGFDDKILEDDKRRTKRSRKKPESFKEVECNGGLSEDPEVVQESGADQEVPHAEVLPEQTPGEFDFNEFFNLEKTMPGLASMIEDVLAEGPVMASRFSRWFSSNRSPSGSRSSSLRSTPHEELERLACLDPHTGSLNQGTSLYFTPISSVERKEKVDILELLHKANIDLKPLLSSLNVNKAHLKESTNSGVVLSLEEVEGSLKALKVQPEPAPLPQRQSSGGGGTPFMAEHLEEALTGGTGAASRPRDPDMSAFNKLVSTMKASGTLPTHPKASGSNSVDPALVSLSEAQVPASQQKNIFQELLVGPHGPVPAPIHHRASPPLFPQRPPLPDFFPGMPPAPGFPAGPQTMLDQIPDLHRARNTQQMRALPMGVDQANLEALFQQDLAVFNRSQYQQAYNKQAHDKVFRNRQTRMNRSPGPHLPGRTSPGNTVTSVLSPSFTPTSVIKKMYESKEKSRDDPGSRPGSKEETVNSHNSQEDGPPSPSSFLEDVDTSGPQTGGVKACSTPVPAQNRHSKDSDRPRPPSTTGHHTPTMLSPGPSSPFPRPQMYPVPLLPHVPLVRPPPQLHPSVMQRMLAQGIQHQQLGPTLLQTGMFPQAVDLSQLQGLPPALLGQPLYPLGPAGHPLMAPRAAGTHVQLAVMQQQLQQQQRPNLHVAPSGGLQSQSHGPHRTNHSQRRGGSPPLGLAKWFGSDVLQQPLPSMPSTKVISVDELEFRQ